The Cydia amplana chromosome 1, ilCydAmpl1.1, whole genome shotgun sequence DNA segment TGTTATGGCTTTTAAAATTCACTTGTGAGTCGTACTCCATAGCCGTACTCTTGCGATAAGGCGAAAACGTAAAGCCCCCTCCATACTCGTGCgggaatcgcggcgcgaagccgcgaacgcgagtgtggagtcgattttcgcagacagtgaaatcgactccacactcgcattcgcggtttcgcccgcgattcacgcacttAGTCTGGAGGGagcttaaaacaaaaacattatttaaaagaaCAGTTTGTGTCCTTTGTTGAAGATTGGAGGTTTTCTGATATATAACCACGGCTACACACGTtaactataaatcgtagcgattaatctgtgcagtccgatttgcgcagttttatctaccgtgtgtatgacaaatcgttacgataatcgacaactatttgtcatacacacggtagataaaactgcgcaaatcggactgcacagattaatcgctacgatttatagttacGTGTGTAGCCGGCATAACTATTTCTACATGTCGCTTGCGCACTATATTAATCGAATGATTTGATGTTGTCGATGCAAAGATTGCAAAGTCGAGTATTCGAAGTGTACAGTGCTGTACTCTGTACTCCATTTTATTCGTATAGCAATACAACAAGATCTTTCACTCTGTCTGAcctaaaaaaaaacacccaGCTTGTCGATGGTCGatgcagtgttgccagatggtcacaaaagtcacatttttcgtgacTTTTCGCCTTCTCGTGTGACATGTGCGTGACTTATGATTTTGGGGCAATTTTTGTGACTTTTGAAGATAGTCGATTTTTGGACAAGTTTAGTTTTGCAATTCGTATTATTTAGGAATGCTCCCAACCAAGCTTACTAAGCCCTTTAAATTTGACACTTTGCACTGACCCTTGACGATACATCAACAATCATGTTTATCACTAGGTCTTATCATAGTCATGGCAAAATTAGATTTGTTACCTTGACGTGACGGTGTTATATAGtttgataagagtttttttttgtgtaatgaatCATTAGTAATGATTCATTTCTTTTAGTCTGTATCTATACTACTCATTGTACTACATCAGTTATTGTGAGATTTTTGAGCGCTCTAAAACCATTAATTTTAGCCGGGGGTAAATTATTTACgcatatacttttttattttcttttgattaaaGATTCGCAGACAGGGAAATCGacaccacactcgcgttcgcgcttTCACAccacgattcacgcacatagtctggagggggcttaaacagtgtaaactttaaaaaaaatctctcgCACTGACTGACTGTGAATTGTATCTTGTTAGTAGTTTGTGGACTCATATGACTGGGTTAAGTTTGGTAGATTAAGGCGTGTCCAGACGAAGACCATCCCCCGCCAATCCGACCAAACTATCCGATCAAACCAGGACGCGCGGACGCAAACACCAATTTGGCCAGTTttatcaatttaaattttatggtgatatttgaccgCTGTTAATTCAAAAATGCCCCTAACCGCGaaaactagcgtcacaaattggtattcttgcgtccgtactccattatatcggtactatcggtcataatcggcgagccaaattggcgtttgcgtccgcacgtcccgaCCCAATCGGACAATTCAATCAGACCGTCGAAAAATTTtcctcgtctggacaggcctaAACTatgtctgtcaagccatttcattaagtagaaaaaagcgtcgaatttaaaaaatttaggcgcgaagggtctaTCATCCCAAAGAGAATTTAATTTCGCGCCCTCTTCCACTGACAAAGTTATTTGACTGActttataataacttattatggtaattttttttcgtgttgaaaacgaaaaaaaaatcaagaaataaaaaaaggaacTTACAATTCATGAAATCGATCACATAAAATCATATAAGGTTAGTAgaatttttgtgtaatatattattttcggaATTTCTTCTCTTAAAATCTTTTAAAATCGATTTACCAACCCatactataaaaatgtgacttaagcagcaaaaacgtgacttttagggaaacgaaacgtaacttaTGACTCCAGAGCCCTGGCAACACTGGGTCGATGTCGTCTCGGCTTGGCGCCCATTTGCAACCGGCTTTTcgacttttattttaatttcacttATTAAGCCCTTATAATTCGGTTCCGTTTTTCATATTAGACGTGCTACGATGTCTTCTAATGGTACCAACGGTGAGGATACAGAAATGGCGGAGTGCGAGGGCGAAAAAGTCGTAACAATGATGGACGTACTTCAAGAACAACAAGAATTCGAAGAAGACGCTAATGCCGTTCTTGGAGCTTCAGACGACAAAAACTGTACATACAGTAAGGTAATTAAGCTAATCATTTTCTGGGCTTCATGCAGATTGAGATGAGGTACAGGCAATGGTTCATTGTAATGTTTGACGTCTCGAGATCCGTTATGACAAGAAAATGTCTGGTTAAAGTTGCAAAAAGATGTCGTCCGATATGGTGTGCTCTTAAATTAATgtatgtaccagggatgttgcgaacatccgcaaccgcggaacttccgcattattttgaacatccgcatccgcatccgcataaaatcgatgcggatttaatgcggatgcggatgtggaacagttcggtacaggaacgtcttagcatcggcggaagtgctagactgctaggtaatttagtaattagccaaaaaaaacctattagaaattagcagtcaagcgtgagtgggacttattgtacggaacccttggaacgcaagtccgactcgcacttggccagttttttgaaataaaaattactaaaatgtaatatttgacgtttttatgtacttatcttgacatccgcatccgcggatgtgagcctttaaaaatccgcatccgcggatgtcaaaaaatcggcatccgcaacatccctggtatgtacctatttttgcTGAAAGTGGTACCATGATGAACAGATTCATATATAACAGCATAAACAGctgttatgaatattttttatagtgtATTGAAGCCCGCAATCATACTCGATAATATTAtgctttaaatatgtataaccaGATTTGCTTTGTTGCCCAATGATGATCTGTAACTTAAACTAAACTTCAATCAATACTTATGGCCAACAACTCTTGGACTGctacaaaatttaaaaattctaCCACTCCGACCAAGGCAACCAGCATGAAAGTAATTTAAGGGTATACGGAAACAACATGTTTAGTCACTTTTTTCGATGATATTTTGATCTGACAATTGCTTCTTAACATGTCCCCTCGGGTCGAAAGATCTCATACAAAGTATGGTTTAATTAAGAGTTAAACTTAATGCCATAGTGATGGTGTTCATGCACTATTACTTAGATCTTCTGTTACTGCTGTAAACAAAACTTTTTTTACTTGCTTATAAAACCCTATTCACTAAAATACCTTAAATTGTTACAATGAATGTTTCTAACTTTAAAAAAGCAATAAAATGTTACTTAATTGAATAGATATGTCCTTTGCATGTACCCTTCAATTGTACTAAATCTACTTATGAAAACTAACATTTCTAAAACAATTTTGGTCCCAATTAGTTGGGATAGTTAAGGTTTTACTGTAATAAAAAGTCATAGTAGTTAGTGattaacatttttagggttccatacccaaagggtaaaaacgggaccctattactaagactccgctgtccgtccgtctgtcaccaggctgtatctcacgaactgtgatagctagacagttgaaattttcacagatgatgtatttctgttgccgctataacaacaaatactaaaaacggaataaaataaagatttaagtggagctcccatacaacaaacgtgatttttgaccgaagttaagcaacgtcgggcggggtcagttcttggatgggtgaccgtttttttgcttgttttgctctattttttgttgatggtgcggaaccctccgtgcgcgaggccgactcgcacttggccggttttttgtcttATATTTtggtttgctatctattttattgCACAATTGTATGCATAAGATGTTGAACGGTCAGCAGCAAAActtgctaagcaggcgaggtgttcaaaatgatcttgacacacttattctcttaacaataaagtcgcgtcaagcaagatcaactattgctgctgactatataaCCGATGCTAACCTATCATTTGTTCAAAGTCAGTTGGAATATGGAGCCAGaactaatttaatttgttctttttAGGGATATATAAAACGCCAAGCTGTCTATGCATGCCTGACTTGCTGCAATGATGCTAAAAATGACCCAGACAAGCGTGCTGGTGTGTGTCTTGCCTGCAGTTTGACATGCCATGAGAACCATGACCTTGTAGAGCTCTATACCAAACGCAACTTCCGCTGCGACTGTGGGAATCCCAAATTTAACCACCCCTGTCAACATACTGAAAACAAGACATCTCTCAatgatgaaaatatttacaaccaGAATTTTAGTGGTCTCTATTGCACCTGCCACCGACCCTATCCCGATCCGGATGGAGATGAAGAAGAGATGATTCAATGCATAGTATGTGAAGACTGGCTTCATTCTTCACACTTAGAAGCTACAGTACCTTCCCCTGAGGTATATGCTGAAATGATCTGCAAAGCTTGCATGGATAATAATGAATTTCTTCATGATTATAGTAAATATGCTGTTAATGGTGATGTTGATGTAGTGAGTATCACCGAGTGTGATGAGTCCAAACGCTGCAATGGAGATACAAATGACGTGAATGCAGTAAATGTTAAAACAGATAAAGTTGAAAGTGAAAGTGCTAATGACTCTGGCATATTGACAAAAGATGATAATCCCACTGAAGTTACAAATGTTAAAACAGATAAAGTTGAAAGTGAAAGTGCTAATGACTGTGGCATATTGACAAAAGATGATAATCCCACTGAAGTTACAAATGTAAAAACAGATAAAGTTGAAAGTGAAAGTGCTAATGACTGTGGTATATTGACAAAAGATGATAATCCCACTGAAGTTACAGATACCAGTCATGATACTATTGACGAAAATAACTCAAAAGACCAAATGGATCCTAATCTGACAGTCAGTGAGAAATCTGATGATGAAATTCCAACTACTGAGAAAACTGATGAAGTTCATGCTAAGCCTGTTAAAACATCTGAGGAAAATCCTATGGAGAATGACCCAGCTGATGGTGCTGCAAACCCGATGGAAGAAAACCAAGCTAAAGAAAATCAAGAAGAGAAGCCGTCTTCTGATGAAATTTCTGATAATAAGTTAGGCGACAATGCAAACTCTGATGTTAGTTCTAAAGGCCAAGAAAACACAGATACAACTAATAATAAAGGTGATGGTACTACTGATGTCACTGAGCAACAAGCTGCTAATACTTCTCAGGGGTCTAATGCAGGTGATGTCAATGGCGATGAACCAACAGAAGTTAAAACTGAAGAAAAGCAAGATGCTGACACAAGTCAGGTGAGTGCTGATAATACAAATGTTGAAACTTTACAAGTAACAAATAACCATTTAGGAGATAAAGAAACAAAGGAAAATAAGCGAAAATTATCTACAGAAGACTCTTCACTTGATGTTTCTGCCAAAAAACCAAAATTAAGAGAAAGTGATTGCCTTAGACCACAAGGTGAAAGAAAAATTTTCAAAGGCGCTACGTTTTGGCCGAGCCATTTCCGACAAAAATTGTGCACTTGTAATGAATGCATTACCATGTACAAGGATTTGTCTGTTTTGTTCCTAATAGACCCTGAAGATACAGTTACTGCTTATGAAGTTTTAGGCAAGGAAAAAACTGATGGTGCTGCTTCTACTCAGTATGAGAAAGGCCTCGAAGCATTATCATCTCTAGGAAGAATTCAGCAGATTAATGCACTGACAGAGTATAACAAGATGAGAGATAAGTTACTTGATTTTCTCAAAAGCTTTAAAGATAGAAGGGAAGTTGTCAAGGAAGAAGATATAAAGgccttttttgcaggtatgaAACCAAAAAGAGAGCCAGATGGTGTGTATTTCTGCAGataattttttattcaaatagtGACCATTTTATTATCCTTTATATTCTTATTGTAGTGATTGATGTCATTCCCGTTAGTATTAAATAGGTATCTCTTATTTAAGGGTAACCATTGATTTTTATCTTATAATACTTTGAAGTAATAATAAATGACTCGTAATTTTTAACTAATTGTCTTATTTTTGCCTTGGTAAAATGGATTTGTTAGTTATGTACCTCGAAACCATTAATTCCTTGTAGCGATTCATCTATTCGCCTTTTTCCGATTGCTgattccatacatcagttttggcattttggtaccaaaagactattaatttcagtgcctacCGAACTTAAAACTATGTTGTTGCGCATAAGACTTTcgggtcggtgctacatctattgtcaagtagcagtactgatagttccgctactcgatgctagatgtagacactgaaattaatagtctttggtaccaaaactgatgtatggagtgagcactcttgtcttactatatttctctatggcgatATAAAAATTTctgaaaagattttttttattgaagcaTGATTTCTTTTCTCATTACATCGCCAATCACAGTGGTGTTTGGTGGTGTATAAAATTAACTATTGTTATTGATAGTCACTACTGCGGAGTCTGTggacatgtaggtacatgtaaatAAAAGATTAGTTTGTTGTAACGAATGGTGTTTATTGAGGAGCACACATCACGCGTAGAGGATGTCGTAGTGGCCGGGCCGATACAGCAGCTGCACCTTCGGCGAGCAACCCTCGGGGAAGTCGTGCGCAATCACCTGCACACACACtcatacataagtacatacatgGCACTAATATCGCCGCTAACGtactgtcgccatcagatatatcggagcggccgaggtgctcaaaaacatGTGAACACGCATCCTAGCGTCTTGACAATCaattatatctgatggcgactgtacgagaCATGGTTATTCAAACACAATTATGTACGTATTGTGCTTGAATAACCATGTCTCGTAGTTTCTGTTGCTATAAAAATCTCAGCaagaatataaataggtacatatgaaAATTAAGTCTTTTTAATGTTCaacataacaataaaaatcagGAGTGGGTTTTGTTTTAAGTTCGGTTTTTAACAAAAAACTGCCGAAACTTatgcttatttatttttggtagtGTCCGAGCGAAGTTCTGATTtctaaaaacatgtttcggccGGAACAAGAGCATAACCGAAGATTTATTTGTTTCGGACTCCGAAAAAAATCCGGTTTTGGTCGGACACTATTGAACTGGCCGTGGTGCTTTACTCTGGCATatcttttatggctcctctacacgatgggccagcgccggccactccaagggacgcagccatgcggcagaatgagatagcaatatcacttgctccctctaacgcataaatgcgaccttggagtggccggcgctggcccatcgtgtagaggagccattatacaCAAATGGTTGAAATGGTAACAGATGAGATGAGAGAAAAATTACCAGCTTATATCAATGCCAAAACTGCCTACTCTACACCATTCACTTaattcattttttaattaaataagccTTTAATCCGTATAAGAGACACTTGTAAATACAGACTTAGATATTTGGTTTGTGAGATATACATTGATTAAGTTATAGAATGTCTCTTACTGTGGTGTGCCTGCCGGACACC contains these protein-coding regions:
- the LOC134653707 gene encoding putative E3 ubiquitin-protein ligase UBR7; translation: MSSNGTNGEDTEMAECEGEKVVTMMDVLQEQQEFEEDANAVLGASDDKNCTYSKGYIKRQAVYACLTCCNDAKNDPDKRAGVCLACSLTCHENHDLVELYTKRNFRCDCGNPKFNHPCQHTENKTSLNDENIYNQNFSGLYCTCHRPYPDPDGDEEEMIQCIVCEDWLHSSHLEATVPSPEVYAEMICKACMDNNEFLHDYSKYAVNGDVDVVSITECDESKRCNGDTNDVNAVNVKTDKVESESANDSGILTKDDNPTEVTNVKTDKVESESANDCGILTKDDNPTEVTNVKTDKVESESANDCGILTKDDNPTEVTDTSHDTIDENNSKDQMDPNLTVSEKSDDEIPTTEKTDEVHAKPVKTSEENPMENDPADGAANPMEENQAKENQEEKPSSDEISDNKLGDNANSDVSSKGQENTDTTNNKGDGTTDVTEQQAANTSQGSNAGDVNGDEPTEVKTEEKQDADTSQVSADNTNVETLQVTNNHLGDKETKENKRKLSTEDSSLDVSAKKPKLRESDCLRPQGERKIFKGATFWPSHFRQKLCTCNECITMYKDLSVLFLIDPEDTVTAYEVLGKEKTDGAASTQYEKGLEALSSLGRIQQINALTEYNKMRDKLLDFLKSFKDRREVVKEEDIKAFFAGMKPKREPDGVYFCR